In Littorina saxatilis isolate snail1 linkage group LG8, US_GU_Lsax_2.0, whole genome shotgun sequence, a single genomic region encodes these proteins:
- the LOC138974748 gene encoding uncharacterized protein — protein sequence MADTRHHQHYTRFSSTVGIDPEYTEGANLIDITDLGDDGHAAQPVNGHVEQAVPSSPSVSSIKELITMGKELGLEGKELQSFVQGERDKERAAPEREHEREAQEREHEREAQEREHEREAQEREHERAAQERKDERQFKENERDRLFRIEELRIQSEVQMNTNENAAHPSQSSHDHDPRFIPKIPYLDDKDDVESWLKQFEHYARDMNLDESKKASRLIYFLKGKARTIVSKMDDEDVDDYEKVKSALFEGFQLTAEQYRMKFRNTRRNPAETYKEHITRLDRYLTKWIELDPCEKTVKGLTDLILREQSLQSMHSDLAVHVKDRNQINAKEMGKLASDYELNRSQNKLRPTPTRTPQDGTKRFQKDHKPSPQQGKRSSLTPAEREKLREAGLCFYCRVGLHRSSDCPLRKKGNTAGAVTVEDVRRETQGRKSPLDKLCRDCTTKKFSDLVDVKVNGKRVTALRDSGCSSIVVAAHLVPADKMTGQRKRTTLADKSKVRYCETAIIHVDSPFFCGETEVVVMADPIMPVLIGEFHGTQNDRRKTPIFPVREPAWYHDSAETVAGAVDTRAQSKLDNDRDKSASKPSSREPTSDMFTPKDLREAQKTDPSLDSIRKQAATGEERGHMRVVEKNGILYQSTFNRKGEESLKVILPKSFCSKVLAFGHDHPMAGHQGQRRTAERIRREFWWPCCGVEIRRYCLACDACQRSAPKHLTKKVSLGKMPVFETAFRRVAVDIIGPILPMSENKKRYILVMVDFATRYPEAVALKDIHAETVADALWDFWTRLGIPSEILTDNGSQFTGTLMQEVTELLRIKRKTSAVFHPAGNGLCERMNGTLKNMLKKMCIEQPKAWDTFISALLFAYRETPQESLGFSPFELLFGRTVRGPMQLLRQIWTDESVSDEVKTTAEYVVNLRERIEETCLLARENLKKASVRSAQYYDRKAKPRSQKPGEKVLILKPLKTNKLELTWQGPFEVLEKLNDFDYKVQVRRKEKVFHVNLLKSYVEREQLVTDGTIPVAVVEEEEEEVIVSVVVEEDETTNDDIFRLDSQRTIPTFETKRTEGLDHVHFSEKLTQSQRTEARQICADRLDNLTDVPLTTNLTTCRIEVTDKKPVYIRPRPIPHAYVKMVENEVEEMLKLGVIEPANSAYNSPIVLVKKKEEGKYRFCADLRGLNDVTVFDGEPITDVQHLFQSLGKAKYFSKLDLTRGYWGIPIVEEDRDKTAFVTSRGQFRWVNMPFGLKTATGIFNRMMRKLLGPLNRDDVYHFMDDILIATETWEQHMEALKAVLQRLKEAILAAKPSKCYIGFDQLPYLGHEIGHGERWPEDYKIVKIVNAKERATKKQLRAFLGLTGF from the coding sequence ATGGCTGATACCAGACATCATCAGCACTACACCAGATTCTCGTCAACTGTGGGCATAGACCCAGAATATACAGAAGGAGCAAATCTGATTGATATCACCGATCTAGGTGATGATGGCCACGCCGCTCAGCCTGTGAACGGACATGTCGAGCAGGCCGTTCCATCGAGTCCCAGCGTCAGTTCGATCAAGGAATTGATCACCATGGGGAAAGAGTTGGGTTTGGAGGGAAAGGAACTACAGTCATTCGTCCAAGGGGAGAGGGATAAAGAACGAGCAGCTCCAGAGCGTGAACATGAGCGAGAAGCTCAAGAGCGTGAACATGAGCGAGAAGCTCAAGAGCGTGAACATGAGCGAGAAGCTCAAGAGCGTGAACATGAGCGAGCAGCTCAAGAGCGTAAAGATGAGCGCCAATtcaaagagaatgagagagacagactcttTAGGATAGAAGAGCTGCGCATTCAGAGCGAGGTTCAGATGAACACGAATGAAAACGCAGCTCATCCTTCCCAATCCTCACATGACCATGATCCCCGTTTCATTCCCAAAATCCCTTACCTTGATGACAAGGATGACGTTGAATCCTGGCTCAAACAGTTTGAACACTATGCCAGAGATATGAATTTGGACGAATCAAAGAAAGCCTCCCGGCTGATATACTTCTTGAAAGGTAAGGCCCGTACCATCGTGTCCAAAATGGACGATGAGGATGTTGACGACTATGAAAAGGTGAAGAGCGCGTTATTTGAAGGATTCCAGCTCACCGCTGAGCAATATCGCATGAAATTCCGCAATACTAGACGTAATCCCGCGGAAACTTACAAAGAACACATCACTAGACTCGATCGGTACCTAACCAAGTGGATCGAGCTTGATCCGTGCGAGAAAACTGTCAAAGGATTAACCGATTTGATCCTGCGAGAGCAGTCCTTGCAGTCAATGCATTCCGATCTCGCCGTGCATGTCAAAGACCGGAACCAGATCAATGCCAAGGAGATGGGAAAACTCGCGTCCGATTATGAGCTGAACAGAAGCCAAAATAAATTGAGACCGACACCAACGCGAACTCCTCAGGACGGAACGAAACGTTTTCAGAAGGATCATAAACCATCACCTCAACAAGGTAAAAGATCTTCTTTGACACCGGCGGAACGCGAAAAACTCCGAGAAGCAGGACTATGCTTCTATTGTCGCGTAGGTCTACACCGTTCGAGCGATTGTCCCTTACGGAAAAAAGGCAACACCGCCGGAGCTGTGACGGTTGAAGATGTCCGACGCGAAACACAGGGAAGAAAATCCCCGTTAGATAAATTGTGTCGAGACTGCACCACAAAAAAGTTTTCGGATCTAGTTGACGTCAAAGTCAACGGCAAACGAGTGACCGCCCTGAGAGACTCGGGCTGTAGCTCGATTGTGGTGGCCGCACATCTTGTGCCGGCCGACAAAATGACTGGTCAGAGAAAGAGGACCACGTTAGCGGACAAAAGTAAAGTCCGGTACTGCGAGACCGCGATCATTCATGTGGATTCGCCCTTCTTCTGCGGAGAGACAGAAGTCGTGGTCATGGCGGATCCCATAATGCCGGTGCTCATAGGGGAGTTCCATGGAACTCAGAACGACAGGAGGAAAACACCGATTTTCCCTGTCAGAGAACCTGCCTGGTATCACGACAGCGCTGAGACAGTCGCTGGGGCCGTAGATACCAGAGCACAGTCCAAATTGGACAATGATAGAGACAAATCTGCGAGTAAGCCAAGTAGCCGGGAGCCAACATCGGATATGTTTACTCCAAAGGACTTACGCGAGGCTCAGAAGACAGATCCTTCGTTAGACAGCATCAGGAAACAAGCTGCTACCGGAGAAGAGAGAGGCCACATGAGGGTCGTGGAAAAGAATGGTATCTTGTACCAGTCGACGTTCAATCGGAAAGGAGAGGAGTCTTTGAAGGTTATTCTTCCCAAATCGTTCTGTAGTAAGGTGCTCGCATTCGGCCATGATCATCCAATGGCAGGACACCAAGGTCAGCGTCGTACCGCCGAAAGGATTAGACGCGAATTTTGGTGGCCATGCTGTGGTGTTGAGATCCGCCGCTACTGCTTGGCATGTGACGCTTGCCAGCGATCCGCGCCAAAACACCTTACGAAGAAGGTCTCATTGGGCAAGATGCCAGTGTTCGAGACTGCTTTCAGAAGAGTAGCAGTCGATATCATCGGGCCTATTCTTCCTATGTCCGAGAACAAAAAACGGTACATCCTCGTCATGGTTGACTTTGCCACCCGCTACCCTGAAGCTGTCGCGTTGAAGGACATCCACGCCGAGACAGTAGCCGATGCTTTGTGGGATTTTTGGACTAGACTCGGTATCCCAAGTGAAATATTGACTGATAACGGGAGCCAGTTCACAGGCACTCTGATGCAGGAAGTCACTGAACTCCTCCGCATCAAAAGGAAAACCTCTGCGGTATTTCATCCAGCTGGAAATGGTTTGTGCGAGAGAatgaatggcacgttaaagaacATGCTCAAAAAGATGTGCATAGAACAGCCCAAAGCATGGGATACGTTCATCTCTGCATTACTGTTCGCCTACCGCGAGACTCCTCAAGAGAGTTTAGGTTTCTCACCATTCGAACTGTTGTTCGGGCGTACTGTCAGAGGACCAATGCAACTCTTGAGACAGATTTGGACAGATGAGAGCGTCTCAGATGAGGTCAAAACCACTGCGGAATATGTAGTGAACCTTCGTGAGAGGATCGAAGAGACCTGTTTGCTTGCTCGAGAGAACCTGAAAAAAGCCTCAGTGCGATCTGCTCAATATTACGAtcgtaaagccaaaccaaggtCGCAAAAACCAGGAGAGAAAGTCCTGATTCTCAagccattgaaaacaaacaaactggaacTCACTTGGCAAGGTCCATTTGAAGTGTTAGAGAAGTTGAATGATTTCGACTACAAAGTCCAAGTAAGGAGGAAGGAAAAAGTATTCCATGTCAACCTCCTCAAGTCTTACGTCGAACGTGAGCAACTTGTCACCGATGGAACAATTCCGGTTGcagtagtagaagaagaagaggaagaagtgaTCGTCTCAGTAGTGGTAGAGGAGGACGAAACCACTAACGACGACATCTTCAGGTTGGACAGTCAGAGGACTATCCCAACATTTGAGACAAAGCGCACAGAAGGTTTAGACCACGTGCACTTTTCAGAGAAACTCACTCAGTCACAGCGAACTGAAGCGAGACAGATCTGCGCGGACAGACTAGATAATCTGACCGACGTACCACTCACCACGAATCTGACTACGTGTCGAATCGAGGTCACAGACAAGAAACCGGTCTATATAAGACCACGCCCCATTCCACATGCGTATGTGAAGATGGTGGAGAATGAAGTCGAAGAGATGTTGAAGCTAGGAGTCATCGAACCCGCCAACTCAGCTTACAATTCACCCATTGTTCTcgtcaaaaagaaagaagaagggaAGTACCGCTTTTGCGCGGACCTCCGTGGGTTGAATGATGTCACGGTGTTCGATGGGGAACCCATCACCGACGTTCAACATTTATTCCAAAGCTTAGGAAAAGCCAAGTACTTCTCCAAGCTAGATCTCACGCGTGGCTACTGGGGAATACCCATTGTCgaggaagacagagacaaaaccgcGTTTGTGACGTCACGAGGCCAGTTTCGATGGGTGAACATGCCCTTCGGGTTGAAGACCGCCACTGGCATCTTCAACAGGATGATGAGGAAGTTGCTAGGTCCCCTCAACCGAGACGATGTGTACCATTTTATGGATGACATCTTGATAGCCACTGAGACGTGGGAGCAACACATGGAAGCCCTGAAAGCAGTCCTTCAGCGGCTCAAAGAAGCCATCCTTGCAGCAAAACCGTCGAAATGCTACATCGGATTCGACCAATTGCCGTATCTTGGCCATGAAATCGGGCATGGAGAGAGGTGGCCAGAAGACTACAAAATCGTGAAGATCGTGAACGCCAAAGAACGAGCTACAAAGAAACAGCTACGCGCATTTTTGGGTCTCACGGGGTTTTAA